One stretch of Haladaptatus sp. R4 DNA includes these proteins:
- a CDS encoding helix-turn-helix domain-containing protein, producing the protein MSTTVPEPAGEFRERLRELPPSAKLVAKVLETEEPLTQGELAEESLLPDRTVRYALTRLEEQDLIVSRHSFRDARKQVYLLNN; encoded by the coding sequence ATGAGCACGACTGTACCAGAACCAGCAGGTGAATTTCGTGAACGACTCCGTGAACTACCCCCCAGCGCCAAACTCGTCGCCAAGGTACTGGAAACCGAAGAACCGCTGACGCAGGGCGAACTCGCGGAGGAATCGCTGCTTCCGGACCGAACCGTCCGCTACGCCCTGACCCGTCTCGAAGAGCAGGACCTCATCGTCTCGCGCCACAGTTTCCGCGACGCGCGAAAGCAGGTCTACCTCCTCAACAACTAA
- a CDS encoding PPOX class F420-dependent oxidoreductase: MESIPEEFRDLFERKAFANFATVMPDGTPQVTPVWVGYDGDYLLVNTAEGRQKERNVRRNPKVGLSILDPDDPYRFVSVRGEVEAVTEDGAVEHANELTKRYMGQDEYPNLDQEEGARVIIRIRPDRVVTGG, translated from the coding sequence ATGGAATCGATACCCGAGGAGTTTCGAGACCTGTTCGAGAGGAAAGCGTTCGCCAACTTCGCCACCGTCATGCCGGACGGAACGCCGCAGGTGACGCCCGTTTGGGTGGGATACGACGGCGATTACCTCCTCGTGAACACCGCGGAAGGCCGACAGAAGGAACGAAACGTCAGGCGGAATCCGAAGGTCGGACTCTCCATCCTCGATCCGGACGACCCGTACCGATTCGTTTCGGTTCGCGGCGAAGTCGAGGCGGTCACGGAGGACGGCGCGGTCGAACACGCCAACGAACTCACCAAACGGTACATGGGCCAAGACGAGTATCCGAACCTCGATCAGGAGGAGGGTGCCCGCGTCATTATCCGGATTCGCCCCGATCGAGTCGTGACCGGCGGATGA
- a CDS encoding class I SAM-dependent methyltransferase, whose protein sequence is MKGQEWYQATEVAEEYEEKRFSRGGRLIDRREKQAVLDAIGPVEGKRVLEIACGTGRFTVMLAERGADIVGLDISAAMLQQGRHKARNTGVADHLEFMRGDAARLPFPDDHFDTVFAMRFFHLANTPASFLSEMCRVSKDQVFFDTFAGPSTRSLYNWLLPMGSRLYSLDDVQKLLGETGLSLVDSEHDWILPYGFYRKIPDAIATRIRDMDTTIGETAVGDHLASVSYWNTSVE, encoded by the coding sequence GTGAAGGGACAGGAGTGGTATCAGGCTACGGAGGTGGCCGAGGAATACGAAGAGAAGCGATTCTCCCGTGGCGGCCGACTCATCGACCGCCGCGAGAAGCAAGCAGTTCTCGACGCTATCGGCCCGGTCGAGGGGAAGCGCGTCCTCGAAATAGCCTGCGGTACCGGCCGGTTTACCGTCATGCTCGCCGAACGGGGCGCGGACATCGTCGGACTCGATATCTCGGCGGCGATGCTCCAACAGGGCCGTCACAAAGCGCGGAACACGGGGGTCGCCGATCATCTGGAGTTCATGCGCGGCGACGCCGCCCGGCTCCCGTTCCCGGACGACCACTTCGACACCGTGTTCGCCATGCGGTTTTTCCATCTCGCGAACACGCCAGCCTCGTTCCTGAGCGAGATGTGCCGTGTCTCGAAGGATCAGGTCTTTTTCGACACGTTCGCCGGACCGAGCACCCGAAGCCTCTACAACTGGCTGTTGCCGATGGGTTCGCGGTTGTACTCGCTGGACGACGTGCAGAAACTCCTCGGGGAAACCGGCCTCTCGTTGGTGGACTCCGAACACGATTGGATCCTCCCCTACGGTTTCTACCGGAAGATTCCCGACGCCATCGCGACGCGCATCCGGGACATGGACACCACGATAGGCGAAACGGCTGTCGGAGACCACCTCGCGTCCGTTTCCTACTGGAACACGAGCGTCGAGTAG
- a CDS encoding glycosyltransferase family 2 protein, with translation MDLSVVVPTLNGREPLSDALDAVARYVPDAEVVVVNGPSTDGTTGMVCERDDVSALVEISDRNLNVARNAGLAEATGEVIAFLGEEVAVEESWYDGIRNAIADGADVVTGPVHRMVRAGMTTETIETRTIAGRDVTYFSGVNVAFTRDGIEAVDGFDEALETGGARDCAHRLAGLERSITWAPEVAVRREDSDEKGVERDWATKYRSLSYRMVKNYGPRLTVFRRTIHDAVRDARTAGGNVASGDTRPSLWASCGKEVAKGIAKGSKDGLVARLRDRDETRNPNGLSDRADRAVERYDWREVEPEME, from the coding sequence ATGGACTTGTCCGTGGTCGTTCCGACGCTCAACGGTCGTGAACCGCTGAGCGACGCCCTCGACGCGGTCGCCCGATACGTCCCCGACGCCGAGGTCGTCGTGGTAAACGGTCCCTCCACGGACGGAACCACGGGAATGGTGTGCGAGCGCGACGACGTGAGCGCGCTCGTCGAGATTTCCGACCGAAACCTGAACGTCGCGCGCAACGCGGGCCTCGCCGAAGCCACCGGCGAAGTTATCGCGTTCCTCGGCGAGGAGGTCGCCGTCGAGGAGTCGTGGTACGACGGCATCCGGAACGCCATCGCGGACGGCGCGGACGTGGTCACGGGTCCCGTCCATCGGATGGTTCGGGCGGGGATGACGACCGAGACGATCGAAACGCGAACGATAGCGGGCCGGGACGTGACCTACTTTTCGGGCGTAAACGTCGCGTTTACCCGTGACGGCATCGAGGCCGTGGACGGCTTCGACGAGGCGCTCGAAACCGGCGGCGCGCGCGATTGTGCCCACCGCCTCGCGGGATTGGAACGCTCCATCACGTGGGCTCCGGAAGTGGCCGTGCGCCGCGAGGACTCCGACGAGAAGGGTGTCGAACGCGATTGGGCGACGAAATACCGCTCGCTCTCCTACCGGATGGTCAAAAACTACGGGCCGCGACTGACCGTGTTCAGACGGACCATCCACGACGCCGTCCGCGACGCACGGACGGCCGGAGGGAACGTCGCCTCCGGCGATACCCGTCCGTCCCTCTGGGCCAGTTGCGGCAAGGAAGTCGCCAAGGGAATCGCCAAAGGTTCCAAAGACGGCCTCGTCGCCCGCCTCCGGGACCGGGACGAGACGCGCAACCCGAACGGGTTGTCCGACCGCGCCGACCGCGCCGTCGAACGCTACGATTGGCGCGAGGTCGAACCCGAGATGGAATAG
- a CDS encoding amidohydrolase family protein, which translates to MLELEHRFRVVDVHARLPVEESVTARGRAISPDKLEREFHQAGVVNAIVFPGPVQEGSSYLRANNAVARRSVERPFFTFARINGPRDPDGSATARFRNFRTHRKDWHTSPEDVEQYAYDDRFHGFKLDPTHDGLPDDDVLDRLEDVDLPVLVTAGDGFPPETAATTLLDRSFPVVLSHFGGFPLNRDLMEDAIDLLDSHDDCYLDTSFVRYREQMERAVMEHPDRVLFGSGAPHAHPNVAVMEILTLDVPEDAMRKVFTNNPCRVVERSRRTNDRSLTG; encoded by the coding sequence ATGCTAGAACTGGAGCACCGGTTTCGAGTGGTGGACGTTCACGCCCGTCTCCCGGTCGAGGAGTCGGTTACGGCGCGCGGGCGTGCTATCTCGCCCGACAAATTGGAGCGCGAGTTCCACCAGGCGGGTGTCGTGAACGCCATCGTCTTCCCCGGTCCCGTCCAGGAGGGTTCGAGCTATCTCCGAGCGAACAACGCCGTCGCTCGGCGAAGCGTCGAGCGCCCGTTTTTTACGTTCGCCAGGATCAACGGTCCCCGCGACCCCGACGGGAGCGCCACGGCGCGCTTCCGAAACTTCCGTACGCACCGAAAGGACTGGCACACCTCCCCCGAAGACGTCGAGCAGTACGCCTACGACGACCGGTTCCACGGGTTCAAACTCGACCCGACCCACGACGGCCTTCCGGACGACGACGTCCTCGACCGACTCGAAGACGTGGACCTTCCCGTCCTCGTCACCGCGGGCGACGGATTCCCCCCGGAAACCGCCGCGACGACCCTCCTCGACCGCTCGTTCCCCGTGGTTCTCTCGCACTTCGGCGGCTTTCCGCTGAACCGTGATCTGATGGAGGACGCCATCGACCTGCTCGACTCGCACGACGACTGTTATCTGGACACGAGTTTCGTCCGCTACCGCGAGCAGATGGAACGCGCCGTCATGGAGCATCCCGACCGCGTCCTCTTCGGCAGCGGTGCCCCCCACGCCCATCCGAACGTCGCCGTCATGGAGATACTCACCCTCGACGTGCCCGAAGATGCCATGCGAAAGGTGTTCACCAACAATCCCTGTCGCGTCGTCGAGCGCTCGCGCCGGACGAATGATCGTTCGCTAACGGGGTAA
- the thsA gene encoding thermosome subunit alpha: protein MGGRPMFILSEGTERTQGRDAQSSNITAGKAVSEAVRTTLGPRGMDKMLVSDDGDVVITNDGVTILDSMDIEHPAAQMIVEVSQTQEDEVGDGTTTAAVLAGELLAKAENLLEQDVHATTIVEGYARARDIAIEAVEDLSLDVDIDDDLLKQVAESSMTGKGTGDITTERLADVVVNAVRGVETDDGLDRDEIRVLTQVGGSSSGTELVEGIVADAEPAHKNMPRSVEDATILATDGTFGVRETELDAEYSVDNVEQLTAAMDAEDNQLRDLADSIADAGVDVVFSHSSIDDRTASYLAEHGILAFEDVDDDMTSAIAQSTGGKRTGKPDDIDDDDLGHADTIRVEKYGDEDLVFVEGADEAQSVTVFVRGGTEHVVDEVERAIEDALDVVANAVETESVVPGAGATEINIAGRVRDDAAGIEGRQQLAVEAFADAIEMLPRTLAENTGMDPIDALVDLRAANDAEEGRAGIISSGETGEIADPVEKGVIDPAAVKSEAIESATESATMIVRIDDVIAAE from the coding sequence ATGGGCGGACGACCGATGTTCATCCTCAGCGAGGGCACGGAACGGACACAAGGTCGGGACGCTCAATCCTCCAACATCACGGCCGGGAAAGCGGTCAGCGAGGCCGTACGCACCACGCTCGGCCCGCGCGGGATGGACAAAATGCTCGTCTCCGACGACGGCGACGTCGTCATCACGAACGACGGGGTCACGATTCTCGACTCGATGGACATCGAGCATCCCGCCGCACAGATGATCGTCGAAGTCTCCCAGACACAGGAGGACGAAGTCGGCGACGGGACGACCACGGCGGCAGTCCTCGCCGGGGAACTCCTCGCGAAGGCCGAGAACCTCCTCGAACAGGACGTCCACGCCACGACCATCGTGGAGGGCTACGCCCGCGCTCGTGACATCGCCATCGAGGCCGTCGAGGACCTCTCGCTCGACGTCGACATCGACGACGACCTCCTGAAGCAGGTCGCCGAATCCAGCATGACCGGCAAGGGCACCGGCGACATCACGACCGAGCGACTCGCGGACGTCGTCGTCAACGCGGTCCGCGGCGTCGAAACCGACGACGGACTCGACCGCGACGAAATCCGCGTGCTGACGCAGGTTGGCGGCAGTTCCAGCGGGACGGAACTCGTCGAGGGAATCGTCGCCGACGCCGAACCCGCACACAAGAACATGCCGCGCTCGGTCGAGGACGCGACCATCCTCGCCACCGACGGCACCTTCGGCGTTCGCGAAACGGAACTCGACGCCGAGTACTCCGTCGACAACGTCGAACAGCTCACCGCCGCGATGGACGCCGAGGACAACCAGCTCCGCGACCTCGCCGATTCCATCGCCGACGCCGGTGTCGACGTCGTCTTCTCGCACTCCTCCATCGACGACCGCACGGCCTCGTACCTCGCCGAGCACGGCATCCTCGCCTTCGAGGACGTCGACGACGACATGACGAGCGCCATCGCCCAGTCCACGGGCGGCAAGCGCACGGGTAAACCGGACGACATCGACGACGACGACCTCGGCCACGCCGACACCATCCGCGTCGAGAAGTACGGCGACGAGGACCTCGTCTTCGTCGAAGGTGCCGACGAGGCACAGTCCGTCACCGTCTTCGTCCGCGGCGGAACGGAACACGTCGTCGACGAAGTCGAGCGCGCCATCGAGGACGCCCTCGACGTCGTCGCCAACGCCGTCGAAACCGAGAGCGTCGTCCCCGGTGCCGGTGCGACCGAGATCAACATCGCGGGCCGCGTCCGCGACGACGCCGCGGGCATCGAAGGCCGCCAGCAACTCGCCGTCGAAGCGTTCGCCGACGCCATCGAAATGCTCCCGCGAACCCTCGCGGAGAACACCGGCATGGACCCCATCGACGCCCTCGTCGACCTCCGTGCGGCGAACGACGCCGAGGAAGGCCGCGCAGGCATCATCTCTTCCGGCGAGACCGGCGAAATCGCCGACCCCGTCGAGAAGGGCGTCATCGACCCCGCCGCCGTCAAGAGCGAAGCCATCGAGAGCGCCACCGAATCCGCGACGATGATCGTCCGCATCGACGACGTCATCGCCGCCGAGTAA
- the gatC gene encoding Asp-tRNA(Asn)/Glu-tRNA(Gln) amidotransferase subunit GatC → MSDTPPGPDEVRYVARLARVGVSDEEAERFAEQFADILGYFETLDEVPEVEREDDLVNVMREDEVRTSLDQADALENAPETEDGYFKGPNVS, encoded by the coding sequence ATGAGCGACACGCCTCCCGGACCGGACGAGGTTCGGTACGTCGCACGGTTGGCCCGCGTCGGGGTTTCCGACGAGGAAGCCGAGCGATTTGCCGAACAGTTCGCGGATATTCTGGGTTACTTCGAAACGCTGGACGAGGTACCCGAGGTCGAACGCGAGGACGACCTCGTCAACGTCATGCGCGAGGACGAGGTTCGAACCAGCCTCGACCAGGCCGATGCGCTGGAAAACGCACCGGAGACCGAAGACGGCTACTTCAAAGGACCCAACGTCTCATGA
- the gatA gene encoding Asp-tRNA(Asn)/Glu-tRNA(Gln) amidotransferase subunit GatA, with product MSDIFITEETIDGADDGPLAGKTVAVKDNISTKGIRTTCGSAMLEEYVPPYDATVVTRLKDAGATIVGKANMDEFGMGTTTETSAFGPTENPVAEGHVAGGSSGGSAAAVAAGEADLSLGTDTGGSIRCPAAFCGVVGIKPTYGLVSRYGLVAYANSLEQVGPIAPTVEEAASLLDVIAGPDDHDATTREEGADADYASAADGDVDGLDIGVPTELVEGADEGVVSRFWDAMDELESQGATVHEVSLPSIEHAVEAYYVIAMSEASSNLARYDGVRYGESGGYDGNWNETFAETREESFGDEVKRRILLGTYALSAGYHDKYYKKAQDARSWLKGDFDDAFEDVDVLASPTMPTPPFELGESLDDPLQMYLADANTVPVNLANLPAISVPAGETDGLPVGVQFIGPKFGEQRVIRAGSALE from the coding sequence ATGAGCGACATATTCATCACCGAGGAAACTATCGACGGTGCGGACGACGGCCCGCTCGCCGGAAAAACCGTCGCCGTCAAGGACAACATAAGTACGAAAGGAATCCGGACGACCTGCGGGTCGGCCATGTTGGAGGAGTACGTCCCGCCCTACGACGCAACCGTCGTCACGCGGTTGAAGGACGCCGGGGCGACCATCGTCGGCAAGGCCAACATGGACGAGTTCGGGATGGGAACCACGACCGAAACGTCGGCCTTCGGCCCGACGGAAAACCCGGTCGCGGAGGGTCACGTCGCAGGTGGCTCCTCCGGTGGCAGTGCGGCCGCCGTCGCGGCCGGTGAGGCCGACCTCTCGCTCGGGACGGACACGGGTGGCTCCATCCGTTGCCCCGCCGCGTTCTGTGGCGTGGTCGGCATCAAGCCGACCTACGGACTCGTCTCGCGGTACGGACTCGTCGCCTACGCGAATAGCTTGGAGCAGGTCGGTCCAATCGCACCGACGGTCGAGGAGGCCGCTTCCCTGCTCGACGTCATCGCCGGACCGGACGACCACGATGCGACGACCCGCGAGGAAGGCGCGGACGCCGACTACGCGAGCGCCGCGGACGGCGACGTGGACGGCCTCGACATCGGCGTCCCGACCGAACTCGTGGAGGGTGCGGACGAGGGCGTCGTTTCCCGCTTCTGGGACGCCATGGACGAACTCGAATCGCAGGGAGCGACGGTCCACGAAGTGTCCCTCCCATCGATCGAACACGCCGTCGAAGCCTACTACGTCATCGCCATGTCCGAAGCCTCCTCGAACCTCGCCCGGTACGACGGGGTTCGGTACGGCGAGTCCGGCGGCTACGACGGCAACTGGAACGAAACCTTCGCCGAGACGCGCGAGGAGTCGTTCGGCGACGAGGTGAAACGACGCATCCTGCTCGGCACCTACGCCCTCTCGGCCGGGTATCACGACAAGTACTACAAGAAGGCACAGGACGCCCGCTCGTGGCTCAAGGGCGATTTCGACGACGCCTTCGAGGACGTGGACGTGCTCGCCAGTCCGACGATGCCGACGCCGCCGTTCGAACTCGGCGAGAGTCTGGACGACCCGCTCCAGATGTACCTCGCGGACGCGAACACCGTCCCCGTCAACCTCGCCAATCTCCCCGCGATTTCCGTCCCGGCGGGAGAAACCGACGGTCTCCCCGTCGGCGTGCAGTTCATCGGGCCGAAATTCGGCGAACAGCGCGTGATCCGGGCCGGAAGCGCGTTGGAGTAA
- a CDS encoding cupin domain-containing protein produces the protein MIVKAEDAETNEFQGVQFDVLAVGDESMVTKMHFEEGNDVPPHTHESEQSGYVMSGTYRIHIGGDEETIESGDSYSIPGGVEHSYEIIDSGEIIDVFSPPREDFL, from the coding sequence ATGATAGTCAAAGCAGAAGACGCGGAGACGAACGAATTTCAGGGCGTGCAGTTCGACGTGCTCGCGGTCGGCGACGAGTCGATGGTGACGAAGATGCACTTCGAAGAGGGCAACGACGTTCCGCCGCACACCCACGAAAGCGAACAGAGCGGGTACGTGATGTCGGGTACGTATCGGATCCACATCGGAGGCGACGAGGAAACGATAGAGAGCGGGGACAGTTATTCGATACCGGGTGGCGTCGAACACAGCTACGAGATAATCGATTCCGGGGAAATCATCGACGTCTTCTCGCCACCGCGAGAGGATTTTCTGTGA
- a CDS encoding bacterio-opsin activator domain-containing protein — MVGTVVEVEIPADEFALWETLTEHETLEFEIERVVAHESDRVMPFVWASGGEGDMESILEEDTSVQNLQLLADLDEEQLYQMEWTDRIQTLIHILVDEEATVLSASGNSSHWHLRILFPDRNALSDTYDYCRENDLTLDIRNIYELEQGRKGRFGLTDEQQDTLTLAFERGYYDIPREASAEKLADDLEVSHQAISERLRRGHRSLVKNTLIIGRNADEPQ; from the coding sequence ATGGTAGGTACCGTCGTCGAAGTCGAGATTCCAGCCGACGAATTCGCGCTCTGGGAAACGTTGACGGAGCACGAAACCCTCGAATTCGAGATCGAGCGCGTTGTTGCACACGAGAGCGACAGAGTGATGCCGTTCGTCTGGGCGAGCGGCGGGGAAGGAGACATGGAATCGATCTTGGAGGAGGACACGAGCGTCCAAAACCTGCAGTTGCTCGCGGACTTGGACGAAGAACAGTTGTACCAGATGGAGTGGACCGACCGCATCCAAACGCTCATTCACATCCTCGTGGACGAGGAAGCAACCGTCCTCTCCGCGTCCGGGAACAGTAGCCACTGGCATCTCCGTATTCTCTTCCCGGACCGGAACGCGTTGTCGGACACCTACGACTACTGCCGTGAAAACGACCTCACGCTCGACATTCGGAACATCTACGAGTTAGAACAGGGTCGAAAGGGGCGGTTCGGCCTCACCGACGAACAACAGGACACGCTCACGCTCGCGTTCGAGCGTGGCTACTACGACATTCCCCGGGAGGCGTCGGCCGAAAAGCTCGCCGACGACCTCGAAGTGTCACACCAAGCCATCTCCGAGCGACTGCGGCGCGGTCACCGCAGCCTCGTGAAAAACACGCTCATAATCGGACGAAACGCCGACGAACCGCAGTAA
- a CDS encoding MarR family transcriptional regulator yields the protein MSTATSEEDLTEDEYNGLELVRESGGIHQSDFWKNLDVSSRKGSRIVESLERQGFVQRQETVYEGHNTYFITPAAKDLDFSLLMAGDMLSPFIGEEEIDPESDAFSQWIMNLAYED from the coding sequence ATGAGCACGGCAACGTCCGAGGAAGACCTCACTGAGGACGAGTACAACGGCCTCGAACTCGTCCGCGAGAGCGGCGGTATCCATCAGAGCGACTTCTGGAAAAACCTCGATGTCTCGTCGCGCAAGGGTAGTCGAATCGTGGAGTCGTTGGAGCGACAGGGGTTCGTCCAGCGACAGGAGACCGTCTACGAGGGGCACAACACCTACTTCATCACGCCCGCCGCGAAGGACCTCGATTTCTCGCTGTTGATGGCGGGCGACATGCTCTCGCCGTTCATCGGGGAGGAGGAAATAGATCCCGAGAGCGACGCCTTCTCGCAGTGGATCATGAACCTCGCGTACGAGGACTAA
- a CDS encoding NRDE family protein — translation MCTLIVAWQVFEDAPVVAAANRDEAFGRPSRPPRVLDRDPTVVAPQDEEAGGTWIGYNDSGLFVGVTNRWVELEGERSRGLLVRDALAHESAASAREFVTGELDEHRYAGFNLLLADANEATLLEWDGTLETTRLDPGVHVVVNRGFDANAPKSERILPHVDVTADDPPSLSEWRASARDTLRNHDIGVCVHGDGYGTRSSSIVTVFEDGTGSYEFADGPPCETPYDNVESHI, via the coding sequence GTGTGTACACTCATCGTCGCGTGGCAGGTTTTCGAGGACGCACCCGTCGTCGCGGCCGCGAACCGTGACGAAGCGTTCGGTCGGCCTTCACGCCCGCCGAGGGTGCTCGACCGGGATCCGACGGTCGTCGCCCCGCAGGACGAGGAGGCGGGCGGCACGTGGATCGGGTACAACGATTCGGGGTTGTTCGTCGGCGTGACGAACCGCTGGGTCGAACTGGAGGGCGAGCGCTCCCGCGGCTTGCTGGTACGCGACGCGCTGGCCCACGAGTCGGCCGCGTCCGCGCGCGAGTTCGTGACCGGCGAACTCGACGAACATCGATACGCCGGATTCAACCTCCTGCTCGCGGACGCGAACGAGGCGACCCTCCTGGAGTGGGACGGCACGCTCGAAACGACGCGCCTCGACCCCGGCGTCCACGTCGTCGTCAACCGAGGATTCGACGCGAACGCCCCGAAATCCGAACGGATTCTGCCGCACGTCGACGTGACCGCGGACGACCCGCCGTCGCTTTCCGAATGGCGAGCATCGGCCAGGGATACCCTCCGAAATCACGACATCGGCGTCTGCGTCCACGGCGACGGATACGGAACCCGCTCGTCGTCCATCGTCACCGTGTTCGAGGACGGCACCGGGAGCTACGAGTTCGCCGACGGCCCTCCTTGTGAAACCCCGTACGATAACGTGGAAAGTCACATTTAA